From one Neovison vison isolate M4711 chromosome 1, ASM_NN_V1, whole genome shotgun sequence genomic stretch:
- the FBXL7 gene encoding F-box/LRR-repeat protein 7 → MGANNGKQYGSEGKGSSSISSDVSSSTDHTPTQAQKNVATSEDSDLSMRTLSTPSPALICPPNLPGFQNGRGSSTSSSSITGETVAMVHSPPPTRLTHPLIRLASRPQKEQASIERLPDQCMVQIFSFLPTNQLCRCARVCRRWYNLAWDPRLWRTIRLTGETINVDRALKVLTRRLCQDTPNVCLMLETVTVSGCRRLTDRGLYTIAQCCPELRRLEVSGCYNISNEAVFDVVSLCPNLEHLDVSGCSKVTCISLTREASIKLSPLHGKQISIRYLDMTDCFVLEDEGLHTIAAHCTQLTHLYLRRCVRLTDEGLRYLMIYCTSIKELSVSDCRFVSDFGLREIAKLEARLRYLSIAHCGRVTDVGIRYVAKYCSKLRYLNARGCEGITDHGVEYLAKNCTKLKSLDIGKCPLVSDTGLECLALNCFNLKRLSLKSCESITGQGLQIVAANCFDLQMLNVQDCEVSVEALRFVKRHCKRCVIEHTNPAFF, encoded by the exons ACTCCGACCTGAGCATGCGCACACTGAGcacgcccagcccagccctgatATGTCCCCCGAACCTGCCCGGATTTCAGAATGGAAGGGGCTCGTCCACCTCCTCGTCCTCCATCACCGGGGAGACGGTGGCCATGGTCCACTCCCCGCCCCCGACCCGCCTCACCCACCCGCTCATCCGGCTGGCCTCCAGACCGCAGAAGGAGCAGGCCAGCATCGAGCGCCTCCCGGACCAGTGCATGGTGCAGATCTTCTCCTTCCTGCCCACCAACCAGCTGTGCCGCTGCGCCCGCGTGTGCCGCCGCTGGTACAACCTGGCCTGGGACCCGCGGCTCTGGAGGACTATCCGCCTGACGGGCGAGACCATCAACGTGGACCGCGCCCTCAAGGTGCTGACCCGCAGGCTCTGTCAGGACACACCCAACGTCTGTCTCATGCTGGAAACCGTCACTGTCAGTGGCTGCCGGCGGCTCACGGACCGAGGGCTTTACACCATTGCCCAGTGCTGCCCCGAACTGAGGCGACTGGAGGTCTCGGGCTGTTACAATATCTCCAACGAGGCGGTCTTCGACGTGgtgtccctctgccccaacctgGAGCACCTGGACGTGTCAG GGTGCTCCAAAGTGACCTGCATCAGCTTGACCCGGGAGGCCTCCATTAAACTGTCCCCCTTGCATGGCAAACAGATTTCCATCCGCTACCTGGACATGACGGACTGCTTCGTGCTGGAGGACGAAGGGCTGCACACGATCGCGGCGCACTGCACGCAGCTGACCCACCTGTACCTGCGCCGCTGCGTGCGCCTCACCGACGAGGGCCTGCGCTACCTGATGATCTACTGCACGTCCATCAAGGAGCTGAGCGTCAGCGACTGCCGCTTCGTCAGCGACTTCGGCCTGCGGGAGATCGCCAAGCTGGAGGCGCGCCTGCGGTACCTCAGCATCGCCCACTGCGGCCGGGTCACCGACGTGGGCATCCGCTACGTGGCCAAGTACTGCAGCAAGCTGCGCTACCTCAATGCGAGGGGCTGCGAGGGCATCACGGACCACGGCGTGGAGTACCTCGCCAAGAACTGCACCAAACTCAAGTCCCTGGACATCGGCAAGTGCCCGCTGGTCTCCGACACGGGCCTCGAGTGCCTGGCCCTGAACTGCTTCAACCTCAAGCGGCTCAGCCTCAAGTCCTGCGAGAGCATCACGGGCCAGGGCCTGCAGATCGTGGCGGCCAACTGCTTCGACCTCCAGATGCTCAACGTGCAGGACTGTGAGGTGTCCGTGGAGGCCCTGCGCTTCGTGAAGCGCCACTGCAAGCGCTGCGTCATCGAGCACACCAACCCCGCCTTCTTCTGA